The Streptomyces capitiformicae genome contains the following window.
CGGGACACAACGCTCCCTGTGGTTGCAGCGGCTGCTGGCTGATCATTGGCGGACGGGACCGGGGGCTGCGCCCGGCGTCGTCCGAGAACAGTTTATCGGTCGGGCTCGGCCACCGGCCCACCTGTCTCGCCTCTCGGGAGCACTGTGACCTGCGGCACGTGCATTCTGCCCAATGGCCGTCCGTGTTCGCCAGGGTCGCCACGCCTCAATGTGCGCGGTTCCAGGGAACGGTGGCGCGATTGGATCAGTCAGCCGAGTCGGCTCGCGACCAGGTCCCACACCGTTTCGGCCAGCGCCTCCTTGGGTCCGTACGGTACGAGGGTCTCGCTCCCGTCGGCTCCCAGCACCACGGCCTCGTTCTCCTCGGAGCCGAAGGTTTTGCGCTCCCCCACCTCGTTCACCACGAGAAGATCGCAGCCCTTGCGTCGCAGTTTGGCGCGGCCGTTGGCGAGGACGTCGTCGGTCTCGGCGGCGAAGCCGACGATCACCTGGCCGGGGTGGGAACGGTCGGTCGATATCTCCGCGAGGATGTCCGGATTTCGCACCAGGACGATCGGCTCGGGTTCTTGGCCGTCCCTCTTCTTGATCTTTCCGGTGGCGTAGTTCTCCGGGCGGAAGTCGGCCACCGCGGCCGCCATCACCACGACGTCGGCGTCCGGGGCGGCCTTGAGCACCGCCTCGCGCAACTGCACCGCCGTGCCGACTCGGACGATGTCCACACCGGCCGGGTCCGGCAGCCCGGTGTTCGCCTCGATCAGCGTGACCCGGGCGCCCCGCGCGGCGGCCGTACGCGCCAGGGCGTATCCCTGCTTGCCCGAGGAGCGGTTGCCGAGGAAGCGGACCGGGTCGAGGGGCTCGCGGGTGCCGCCGGCGCTCACGACGACGTGACGGCCGACGAGGTCCGGTTGCGTGACGCCCCTGGCCAGCACCCGGCGACAGATCTCGAAGATCTCCACGGGGTCGGGCAGGCGCCCCTTGCCGGTGTCGACGCCGGTCAGCCGGCCCACGGCGGGGTCGATGACGAGGGCGCCACGGCGGCGCAGCGTCGCCACGTTCTCCTGGGTGGCCGGGTGCTCCCACATCTCGGTGTGCATGGCGGGGGCGAAGACGACCGGGCAGCGGGCGGTGAGCAGGGTGTTCGTGAGGAGGTCGTCGGCCAGGCCGTGGGCCGCCTTGGCCAGCATGTCGGCGGTCGCCGGGGCCACGACGACCAGGTCGGCCTCCTGACCGATGCGGACGTGCGGCACCTCGTGGACGCCGTCCCACACCTCGGTCGAGACCGGGTGGCCCGAGAGCGCGGACCAGGTGGCGGCGCCGACGAAATGCAGCGCGGACTCGGTCGGTACGACCCGCACGTCATGTCCGGACTCGGTCAGCCGGCGCAGCAGCTCGCACGCCTTGTAAGCGGCGATCCCACCGCTGACCCCCAGAACGACCTTCGGCTTGCCCACCGGGCCTCCCCGCACTCGAACCCGAACCTGATGTCCGCCCTGATGTCCGCACATCGCGGCTCATCGGCGTACGCGTCCATCCCACACCACAGGCCCGACAGTCGCACTGCCGGGCCTGTGGAAAAACCTACTGCGGTCTACAAATACGACTTACGCGGGGCCCTCGACGGCCTCGGACGTCAGCAGACCCGCGTTGATCTCACGCAGGGCGATCGAGAGCGGCTTCTCGTGGACGTGCGTGTCGACGAGGGGACCGACGTACTCGAGGAGGCCCTCGCCGAGCTGCGAGTAGTACGCGTTGATCTGGCGGGCACGCTTGGCCGCGTAGATCACGAGGCTGTACTTCGAGTCGGTGGCCTCGAGGAGCTCGTCGATCGGCGGGTTGATGATGCCCTCGGGCGCGGAGATGGAAGAGGACACGCTCTACCTTCCGATGGATGGGAAAAGATCGGTCGTGATCACTGAACCCGTCAGGGTCCCGGAGTTCCTGGAGATCCCGGAGATCCCGGAGAACCCGCGATCACACAACATCCATCAAGGCTAGCAGCTCGCGCGCCACATCCTCGACGGAGGTGTTGACCAAGGTCACGTCGAACTCCGGCTCAGCCGCCAGCTCGACCTTCGCCGCGTCCAGGCGGCGTTCGATCACCTCGGGCGCCTCGGTGCCCCGCCCGATGAGTCTGCGCACCAGCTCCTCCCAGGAGGGAGGCGCCAGGAACACCAGCT
Protein-coding sequences here:
- the coaBC gene encoding bifunctional phosphopantothenoylcysteine decarboxylase/phosphopantothenate--cysteine ligase CoaBC gives rise to the protein MGKPKVVLGVSGGIAAYKACELLRRLTESGHDVRVVPTESALHFVGAATWSALSGHPVSTEVWDGVHEVPHVRIGQEADLVVVAPATADMLAKAAHGLADDLLTNTLLTARCPVVFAPAMHTEMWEHPATQENVATLRRRGALVIDPAVGRLTGVDTGKGRLPDPVEIFEICRRVLARGVTQPDLVGRHVVVSAGGTREPLDPVRFLGNRSSGKQGYALARTAAARGARVTLIEANTGLPDPAGVDIVRVGTAVQLREAVLKAAPDADVVVMAAAVADFRPENYATGKIKKRDGQEPEPIVLVRNPDILAEISTDRSHPGQVIVGFAAETDDVLANGRAKLRRKGCDLLVVNEVGERKTFGSEENEAVVLGADGSETLVPYGPKEALAETVWDLVASRLG
- the rpoZ gene encoding DNA-directed RNA polymerase subunit omega, translated to MSSSISAPEGIINPPIDELLEATDSKYSLVIYAAKRARQINAYYSQLGEGLLEYVGPLVDTHVHEKPLSIALREINAGLLTSEAVEGPA